GCTCGGCATCATGCTTACGGTGCTACGCTACGTGGCCCTGGCAGGGATTATCCGGCTGACATTGCGGCTGATGACCCGTTTTGCCGGCGAGACATTCTGGCGGGTGCAGCGATTTTCGACGGACTGGCACGCGAATAACTTCGCCGGCGCCATCGTGCGTCGAATCACGCGCGGCATGTGGGCCGTGGATGTGATGGATGACATCCTGCTGCTGGAGATGCTCCCGGCCTTGCTGGTACTGGTTGGCTCATCACTCCTGCTCGGGCTGCATTGGCTCAACATGGGTGTGCTTGTGGCCGTTGGCGCTGTGGCGTATATCGCGGTCTCCATCGCGTTGTCGCTGTACTACGTCGCCCCGGCAGCACGGCTGTCGAATGCGCAGGACACACGGATCGGCGCATCCATGGCAGATGCGATCACATGCAACGCAGTCGTAAAGTCGTTCGGAGCCGAAAGGCGAGAGGATTTCCGGCTGGCGAAGGTCGTGGAGAAATGGCGCAGCCGTACCTCGCGCACCTGGATACGGGCAACACTCAACGGGAGTCTGCAGACACTTCTGTTGCAGGCATTGCGCACCGCGGTACTGCTCTATGCGGTATGGCTGTGGTGGCACGGACGAGCGACCGCCGGCGACGCAGCCTTCGTGTTGACGAGCTACTTCATCGTGCAGGCCTACCTGCGCGACATCGGACAGCACGTACGCAACCTGCAACGCGCCGCCAATGAGATGGAGGAAATGGTGGAGTTCCACTCGCATCCCCTCGGCGTAACAGATCACGCCGATGCAAAACCGATCCATGTGCGAGAGGGTGCGATCACCTATGACCGTGTGACCTTCCGCTATGGAATGCACACCGAAGCGCTCTTCCAGAATTTCTCCTTGAAGATCCGTGCCGGAGAACGTGTGGGACTTGTAGGTCATTCCGGATCCGGCAAGACCACGTTCGTGAAACTGCTACACCGCTTGTACGACGTGAATGGAGGAAAGATTGTCGTGGATGGCCAGGATACCTCTCGTGTGACACAGGAATCATTGCGTGCGCAGATGGCACTGGTGCCGCAGGAGCCGATTCTCTTTCATCGCACATTGGCGGAGAACATTGCCTATGGAAGACCGGACGCTTCGATGGAGGAGATCGAGCACGCAGCCCGGCTGGCCAACGCGCATGAGTTCATCCTGCGTCAGCCGAAGGGATATCACACCCTGGTAGGCGAACGCGGCGTGAAGCTCTCCGGCGGCGAGCGGCAGCGTGTCGCGCTGGCACGTGCATTTGTGGCGAACACTCCGGTGTTGGTGCTGGATGAAGCGACTTCAAGCCTGGATTCAGAGTCCGAGGCGCTGATTCAGGAAGCAATGGAACGCCTGATGGCGGGCCGCACGTCGATCGTGATCGCGCATCGGCTCTCAACCGTGCGAATGCTCGACCGGATTCTTGTCTTCGAGCGCGGAAGAGTCGTCGAAGAAGGAACGCACGAGGAGCTTGTACGACGTGACGGCGGCACATACAGAAGGCTGTTCGAACGACAGGCACTCGGCCTTGTAGTACACGATGAGGACACCACAGATGACGAGTCTGACTTCTCGGACAGCGTGGTGAGCTACTAATGGAGTATTCGGAATCCCATACTTCGGTCATTGATTTGCCAGGGTCTTGGACGGAGCGTATGGGATTCAAGCGAAGCTCGAACCGGGATAGACCGTGGGCTTTAGCCCACGGTCTATCCCTACGTAGAAATGGGCTTTAGCCCTGGGTCTTTTCTGTTGATCAGGAAAACGCCCAGGGCTAAAGCCCATTTACTTTCTATCCCTTATCAGCGGGCTGAAGCCCGCTGCTCCCACCAGCCGGGGCCGTTACTCGATGGAGAGCCGTGGACGCAACAATATGGTGGCCAAGCTGCTATCTTTCCAGAGTCATGAGAATGGACCGGCGGCAACTTCTTCAGTTACTCGCACTCTCCGGAGCAGGCGCTGCCACTGCACGTGGCTTCAGTGCTCCTGTCCGCAAGCGGCCCCCTAACATCGTCGTCATCCTGTCGGACGATGTCGGCTACGGCGACGTGGGCTGCTACGGTGCGAACGACGTAAAGACCCCCCACATTGATGAGTTGGCGAAGGATGGACTCCGGTTCACGAACGCACACTGTGATGCAGCGACCTGCACACCTTCCCGCTACGCGTTGCTCACCGGCAGTTACGCCTGGCGCAGAGATGGAATCCAGGTTCTCCCCGGCGATGCGAAGCTTCTGATCCACCCAGATCAACCAACCATCGCGTCAATCCTCAAGAAGGCCGGATATAGAACCGGACTCGTCGGCAAGTGGCACATCGGCCTGGGAAGCGGAACCATCGATTGGAATACTGCCATCGAGCCGGGACCGTGCGAGGTCGGCTTTGACGAAGCATTCTTCTTCGCGGCTACCGCAGACCGTGTACCCACGGTCTACATCCACGACCACAACGTCGTCGGGCTTGATCCCACGGACCCGATTAAGGTCTCGTACCGCGCTAAGATCGGAAATGAACCCACAGGCAAAGAGAATCCAGATCTTCTCAAGATGAAGCTGAGTGAAGGGCATGACGGTACCATCGTCGATGGCGTTAGCCGGATTGGATTCATGACCGGAGGAAAGTCAGCTCGCTGGACAGACGAGAACATGGCAGCAACCTTCACGGACAAAGCCGTCCAATTTATCGAGACTAATCGCGATCAGCCCTTCTTCCTGTACTTCACACCCAGCGACATTCACGTACCGCGCATGCCGAACGAGCAATTCGCTAACCAAAACACCTGTGGCATCCGGTGCGACGTGCTGAATGAACTCGATTGGAGCGTTGGACGCATCATCGACAAGCTCAAGAGCCTGCACCTTGAAGAAGACACGATCGTTATCTTCTCTTCCGACAACGGTCCGGTCGTGAACGATGGCTATGATGACGGGGCGGACCATCATACCGACAGCCACCCGCCCGCTGGGCCATGGCGTGGAGGCAAGTACACCATCACCGAAGGTGGCACACGCATCCCCTTCATCGTGCGTTGGAAAGGAAACGTAAAGCCCGGCGTCTCTGATGCGCTCATCAGTCAGTTGGATCTCACCGCGAGCCTGTCTGAGCTTGCCGGGACGCGAGTTCCTCAGAGCGCTGCGGGAGATAGCCAGAATGTACTGCCCGCACTGCTCGGTCGTTCAAAGATCGGGCGTCAATCTCTCGTCGAAGAAGCACAGTGTCTTGCATTGATCGAAGGCGACTGGAAACTGATCGACCGGGCGCAAAGGCCTGGAACCACTCCTCAACCAAAAGGCCGATATATTCCCGATACCATCCTGGGCGACGCTCCGCGAGAGACTCCGCCACAGTCGGCGATTGAGCTCTATAACCTAAAAGCTGATCCACACGAGATGCACAACGTTGCGGACCAACATCCTGAGATCGTGACAAGGATGAAACGAAAACTCGCAGATATTCGTTCGCGCCAGCCTCACTAAGCCGCGGTCGGGCGGATGTGATCTTCCCGTATCAAGGAGTCCAGGAATGCTTACACTCGCCAATCAGCGCTTTTGGACACGCAGGCTTCTAAGATCGCATCTCGAGGCCATTGGAATGGCGCCAGGCGATGCGGTGATGGTGCATGCTGCACTGCGCTCCGTTGGCCCGATGATTAATGGTCCAGACACACTGATCGACGCAATCCAGGATGTCGTTGGCCCGGACGGCACACTTCTCAGCTATGTTGACTGGAACCCGCAATATGAAGACGCAGCCGATTCGGAAGGACGAGTGCCAGAAGAGTTGAAAGCCGACATTCCTCCGTTCGACCCGAAACGCTCGCGGGCAAGCCGGGACTATGGCGCCTTCGCCGAGTTTGTTCGTACAAGTCCAGGCGCATTGAGGAGCGGAAATCCGGGCGCATCAATCGCCGCCATTGGCGGGAATGCCGCATGGTTCACCACGAATCATCCACTCCAATATGGCTACGGCGCGGGATCGCCCTTCGCCAGGCTGGTTGAGATCAGAGGCAAGGTTCTCATGGCAGGAGCTCCATTCGACACCATGAGTATTCTTCACCACGCCGAGCACATGGCTCACATACCCGGTAAGCGCATTCGCCGCATAGAGGTTCCACTGCTGATCAACGGCAAAACGGAATGGCGGATGATCGAGGAGTTCGATACCGCAGATCCTGTAGTTGAGGGACTCGACGAGAATTACTTTGCCGCGATCGTGGCGGAGTTCCTTACCGATGGACGCGGCAGTGCTGGGGCAATTGGTTCTGCATCTTCGATATTGGTCCCGGCCGCAGACATCGTCGCCTTTGCCGTTCAATGGCTAGAACAGCGATTTCCCGCGATGGAATCATAGTTCTGCATGTAGCGATTGAGATGTGGTACAAACTTGTTACTTCTGTGCTACATTCCAATATAGAGGTGCTGCAATGACGCAAACCACAATCAGCCGCAGCCTCAAAGCGGCCAAGCAAGTAAAGACATCTGCACGCCATGCTACGCGTAGCGGACGGGATGGCCGATTCGAAGATGCTCTCTCGATCGCCGGGCAGCAGGGCCTTCTCAGCGGCAGCCGCACCCTCACAGTCCGCGGCCGTATGCCATCCCTTCTAGTGGAACAGGCCAAGAAGAAAACCGGTATCCAATCCGATTCGAAGCTTCTCGAAGTTGCGCTCGCGAATATTGCCGTCGCCGATGATTACGCTGAGTGGCTGCTGGCGCAACGTGGCACTGTCAGCAGGGATCTGGACCTTGAGTTCTAAATCCGTTCTCGACCAATCACTTCGAAGGCTGAAACCCGAGAAGCATCGCAAATCGCTGACCTACCGCGACCGGGCCGTTCTACCGTTCCTTGCAGATCTGAAGCCGCCATTTCCCAAGCTTTTGCTGGACACGACGGTCTACGTTGACCTACTCCAGAACAAGCTTCCGGCCGAGGCCGACATCGCGTTGCGCGCTGGCAGCCTATGGCACTCGACCGTTAGTGAGGCAGAACTCGCGGCGCTCACAGGGCTCCTCGACCCTGCTCGGTCGGAAACGAAAACAGCTGTTGCTCAGATCGCAGCTTCGATCGATCGCTGGCCAACACACCGCATTCTGACTCCCGACCGTGAGATCTGGCGCGAAGCGGGCATTCTTGCGGGCCTAATAGCTCGTTTACAGCACTATAGACCCAACGAGCGGCGCAAAGCGCTGAACGACGCGCTCACCTTCCTGACCGGCATCAGATACGGATGCGCCATACTCACCCGCAACATCACAGACTTCGATCTGCTGATGCAGCTTGATTCACGAGGACAGGTACTCTTCTACGACCAGATCTGAGGCTGCTGCATTCTCTGGGTAAATATCACCTTCAAGAGAAATCGTCTGTTAGACGAGATCGATAGCCACCACCTCATGTAGCGCGATGGATGGCACCTCCAACCGGACAAAGCCTCCCTCATTCCTATAGTTCGGCTTCGTCCCTGCAACCAGCAGTTGCACCTGTTTCACTTTGCGGCCGGCTGGGATTTGCACTCTAACCTTTTGCGCAGAGATTGGGATGATCTCACGTACCGGACCTTTCATCATCATGGGGTTGGTCAGGTTCACCAGGTGTGCGGCGATGGAGCTCTTCTGCTCCCAGACGGAAACATCCAACACGCCCTTACCCTCGACCGTCAGCGGAGCGGGTTCATCCGTTGCCCAGAGCACGGCATTGCGAAGCAGCCTGGCCTGATCGAAGTTCAGCGTCTCCCAGAAGGTTCGATCGATGTCACCCGGCAGATAGACGACACGTCCCTTGCCTACCTGACGAGCGACGGCGCCGGGCTGTCCAGCCGGCGCATCGTTGCGGGGAAAGACCTCTTCCATCGGAAGGTCTGGATAGGTGGGGACCACCTGCAAGGGATACGTTCCTTCTCCGGCCGGCGTGACCGATACCTGATTCACAGCGTTGATGATGCGTACGGCGTTTTCGAGATCGTGCAGCAGAGGATGATATTGCCCCGATGAGTCTTTCTTCAGGCTCAGGTAAGAGTTCTTCATCTGGCCTTCAACCTTGCCTGCGTAATTGACGCCGAAGAGAGAGGCCAGCCCAAAGTTTGGCTGGCGAACACCCCATTCGTTATACAGCGAGGTCTCATACGTAGCGATCAGGCTGCCGCCATCTCGCACAAACGCCTCAAGCTGTTTGCACTGCTCCGTCGAGAGCGCCGCGATATTCGGAAGGATAAGCGTGCGGAATGGACGGATGTGCTCAGAGTCGAGCAAATGGTCATGGACCATCTCAAATGGAATACGCGCCTCGACGAGTGCCTGATAAAAACCCAGACCTGCGTCCTCGACCTTGGTACGTGCCTCGTCGCCTCCGTAGTACGTTGCAGTCTGTTGAGAGTACACAAGACCGACCCTGGCGAGCGGCCGCTCGTTACGCAAGTAGATCTCGTTCGCTGCGTGCCACTTGTAGATCTCTTCCACGACGGGCATCCAGCGCGGATCGATTATCTTGCAGTCAAACTTCGTGAACCATGGGCGGAGGTCATGCGCGATGCCATCCGCAACCCACATCCGTATCTCGTCGTCACTCTGTACGGAATCTTTCCAGCGGTATTTGTCCTCCAGCCCCATGCTGAAGATACCGACGATCGCTTTGCGGCCCAGCGTGGCACGGTACTCTTTACCGTTCTTCCCGTTGGCCCAAGGAGGTATCAGGCCTGACCGCCCCTGGCGATCTGCGAAGAGCGTTGGAGCCAGCTCGCCGACCGTCTTCATATCGAGCTCGCTCAAAGCGCCGCCGCCTGCGTTGGCAATGTAACTTGCGTTGGGATTGATGCTTTGGATCCTTCCATTCCATAGCCGCCAAAGCTCAAAGAGCCGTTGCTGCCTCCAGAGGATGTATTGCCGCCGCGATGGATCCTGCGGATTGTGCGTGCGAGGAAGCGCCATACCGCTGAAAGCCTGGAAGTTCTTCTGGCAATGCTCGCAGTAGCACATGCCCAACCCAGCCCATCGATTGGTGAAGATGCCTCCGGTCATGTACTTCGTCATGATCTCTTCGTGAACTGCGGTCATGAAGTCGAAGTTGTACGGACCCAGGGCGCAGGTCAGCCAGAAGTCTTTATCAGACGGATGACGGACCTTATCTCCGTTCGCATCCACCATGATCCAATCCGGATGCGCGTCATAGACGTCCTGATGGCAGGCATGCGCATCTGTCCGTGCAACAACAACCATGCCAAGCGCCCGGCAACTCTTCTGCAGATCACCAAAGGTATCCATATCGCCAAGCCACTTGCTGCGATAGTGAAAAGGAACCTGTGTGGGATAGAACGCAACAGCTCCGCCGGCGTTCAGAGTCACCGCATCGATGCGCAGACGCTTGAAGTAGTCCAACCAGAACTGGGGATCGTAGTTGCCTGGATCATCCTCAGCAAAACCGATCTGAGCCCATCGCATGGGTTTGTCGTACCAACCGCTTTGCGGTCCATCTAAAGGGGGTTGCGACCATAGACGAATGCCTGGCTCAAATAGACTGGCGGCTGTAACAGAGGCTGTATATCCCAAAAATGTGCGACGACTGGTTGTCATCTCTTCGACTCTTCACCCTTCCTGCCACCGTTCAGGCAACCGTTGGTTTTAGAGCATTTCTCCTGCTGCTGGGTATCCCGTGAGGAGCGTGCAGCGGCGTTTTCATTGCGGAAAACGCCCAACGATGTACAAGCCCCCCACACTACACCTACAGGAGAAATGCTCTAGCGCAATGCAATGACAGCTGCATCCCTCGCCGGCACGCTGACAACTACCTGTTGTCCTGTGAGCTTGATGCTGAGGTTTCCCCACTTATCCTCAGCCGCGGAAAACGTACCAAGTTCCGGAGCGAGCGCAACCGAAACTGCACGCGACGTCCTGGTTGGATTTGTTATCCACAGGTAGGTCCCACCAGCGCCCTGATGCACACGCGCCTGCACTTCGTCGTCGGCAAGGGTCACCCTTGGAGTGATGCCGGCCGTTTTAAGGAAGCCGGCAAACAACGTCCGGGCTTCCTTGCCATGGTGCAGGTAATAACCGCCCCCAGGAAAAGATCCCATCAGCAGTGTGCGTCCTTTGCCCGTCTGGTTCTCGATAGCGGCAATCGTTCCGCTTGGATAATGGCCTACAGCTTTGCCGCTGCCCTTCGTCTCATACTCCTGGAAGAAGTAACGGCCATCGATGGTGTTGCCGTTGACCTCCATCTTCAGATGATCATGGATGTCGGCTAAGAACTCGACGTATGTCTCGCGCGCGCCGAAGAGCTCATCCAGTCCATAGTTCGGCTGCACCTGCCCAACGTGGCCATGCTCACCGAAATAAGCCGGAAGTCCCTCGCAGACCAGCGTGCCGCCCTTCGTGACGTACTCCTTCAATTTGCCGACAGTCTCCGGATGCATCATGACCGGGTAGGCCAGATAAATCAGCTCGTACTCATCGATATGCTCGAGCGCCACGAAATCCGGCTGGATGTTCTGATCGAAGAAGGCCTGATACGCGCCACGCATCGACTCCGCATAGAAGTCCGTCGAGAGCTGCTGGACATAGTTAAAGAGCTCTGCCTCCGGAACGAAGAGCAGGCCGACATCTCCGCGCACGGGCCGTGACTTCCAGATCTCCGGATGAGCATTGGCCCAGCTCAGAGTCTTTCCGGCCATCTCCGCGCGAGGCGTCACAGAGCCGTCCATGCCAATGGACCCGAATGCGCCGAAGAGCGGGCCGTCCAGCAGAGGACGATAACGGCAGTACAGCAGTCCTCTGGCTCCGCCCGCGAACGAGATCATATTCCAGATCCGCACATCTTCCGGCTCTGTAACGCGACCATCTTCTCTCGGCTTGCCGATCAATTGTGGCTGCATCCATAGCGGTCCGCCCTGTGCCTCGGCATGCCAGAACGGCTTGCCCCGCGCGCCTGCCCGCGTCAGGTCGAAGGATTGCCACTGACGCCAGGACTCCGTACCATGACGCGACTGCACCCAGGTCAGGCCGTAGACATCAACGCGTTTGGCAGCCATCCATTCGTTGTGCACAGCGGAAGGATAGCTCTCCAGCGTCCCGGCTACGCCGTGACACGTGACCAGATGTTTGGGATCGAGCTTGCGATAAAGCTGAATGCGCCAGTCAAACAGGTCGTAGGCGTTATCGATGCGATGTTGCAGCCAATCCAGGCTCTCTGGATAGCCTGAAAAATCACGAGGGGGCTCAATGTCCTCCCACTCCGCGAAGCTGGGACGATGCCAGGTCTTGCAGACTTTGTCCAAGGAACCGTACTTCGTCTTGAGCCACTGCTGCAGCTTCTTCTTACTCGCATCACAGAAGCAGTTTGTCTTGCCGGGGCGGCCACCGTTGTAAGTGGTCTCATTCCACAAGTCATATCCCAGCAGCGCAGGATGGTTGTGATAGTGCTCGATCAATCGGGTGTGGAAGTTCTCTGCCAGCGCTTTCACTTCAGGATTATCGAGACACAAACCAGGAAACCCGCCGACGCCGCTGCTGGCCGACACACTACTATGCGTAATTGAATCATCGCTCGCCTTGTAGCGAGCATTTGGAAACTTGCGGAAGGCCCACTCAGGCGCGGCAGTGTCGAGTGTCGCGATGATGACCTTGATATTGTTCTGCGCGGCAAGGTCCATCATCCTGTCATAGTCGGCCCAATCCCATTTGCCAGGAGCCACCTCAAGCGCCGACCACATGAACCAGTGGCGAAAGGTGTTCATGCCGAGCCGCGAAGCCGTCTGATGATCGCGCTCCCAATCCTCCGTAGGAGGATTGGACTTCCGAAAGTAGACACCGCCGGCGGGAAACACCGATCCCATATCCACCTCAGTCGCTGGTACTGCAGGCGCCGGGTTGACCTCATGCCCTATGAATGCGCCAAGAATGGGTTGAGAGTGACCAGTGGCGGATGACGCGGTGATCATCGCGGTAGAAAGGAGGAAGTCGCGCCGGGTGATTTCGTTACGATCGTCTATCACGGTTGCTCCAAGGGTGTGTGATCACGGTTGAGCGATAGCGGCCCCACTGTAGCATCCCTGCGCAAAGAAGGGCGAACCGACCGCGAATCCGCGCGCGTGCAAACGCACGTCGCCCACCTCTAAGAGCACGAACGAAGTATCTCTATTTTCATTGGGATAGTAGAAAGTGACGTTCAGACCGATGCCCCTCTCACGAGGGGCATCGGTCTTTGCAGATGAAAATCAAAAGCTTGTTAGAAGTTGATCTTCAGCGCGAACTGACCGAAGCGGCGTTCGTCGTTGGCTCCACTGTTGTTGCCGATGCCGCCCTTGGAGGCTGTGATCGGCAGAGGATCTCCAGGGTCGACGTTGGCAACATCATTCAGGCCTTGTTGGATAAAGAGATTGTGATGGTTGAGAAGATCGAAGCCTTCTGCACGGAACTCGATGTTGACCTTCTCATGAATGGGGAAGGTCTTGCTGACAGATGCATCGAAGGTCCATGCGCCAGGTCCGCGGAAGCTGTTCCGGGCGACCATGGTCGCAGGGAATGGGCCCCAATCGGAGATCCCGCCCAGCGCAGGATTACCGAATGTGACGGCTGGCGGAAGGTTGCCGATGACGTAGCTGTTCAGTCCGCCGCCATTCTGGCCATTCGGGATTGATTTGAAGGTGCGTTGTGGGACCGCGCCGGCGCGTGGCGTATAACGCGCGACTTGATAGCCGCTGTTATTGTTCGTACTGTCGAAGTAGCTGAACGGCGTACCCGTCCGGACGGTATAGATGCCCGTTACCTGCCAGCCGCCAACTGTCTGTGCCATGAAACGATTGCCCTTGGCAAAGGAAGGCGTCCGGAAGATGGGGGCGACCACCAGACGATGACGGATATCGAGATCGCCGTTGCCCCGATCGAAACCTGGATTGAATGGCTGCAGATATCCAAGCGCGAACGCGTTGTTGGTCTCAGAGAACGTTGTGCTCAGATCGTCGATCTGATGCGCGAGCGTGTAATTTGCCACCAGGCTCAACCCCGAGTTATGGAGATTTGTACTTTGGAACTGGATGTTCATTGCCTCGTAGTACGAGTCGCCATTGGAACCCCGGTTGTTGATGTTGGAGTACTGGTTCGTCAGCCTTGTGAGCCCTGTGTTCCCACTGCTATCTGATCTTGGGTCGCCAAGCAGCACATTGCCCGAACCGAGAGCATTGATGTTCTTGATGTCATACAGATGGAGCCCGCGAGCGCCGGCATACTGCAGCGAGAGCATCGTATTGCGTGCCAGCTGCTGCTCCAGTGCCGCATCCCAGAACTGCGTCTGCGCCGTGCGGATGTTTTGATCCACATGCCGCAGGCTGGTGGGTGGCAGCGGAACACTACCCGAAGCTCCCCCAAGTGGGCCGGCATTCGAGCTAGTGATCCGCGTATTGTTGACTACAACAACCGCATAGTTCGGAGGATTCTGAATCACGTTGAAGGTGACATTGCCGAAGTTCCGTTCGTAGCTGATGCCGAAGCCGCCACGAATTGAAGTCCTGCCTGTCCCAAATACGTCAAGCGCAAAACCGACACGCGGCGAAACCGTGCCCCACTGCGGATTCCATAGTCCTCCGATAGGGCTCTTTGGAGTGGTAAATACCTGACCATTGCGAATGCCCTGGAAGAGGTTTCCCGAGCCATAGTAGAAGTTCGACTCCAGATCCTTCTTGTTGTTGTGCTGCACGCCATAGTGCTCATAACGCACACCATAGTTCACGGTAAACCGCGGCGTCAGCTTGTATGAGTCCTGCGCATAAACAGCCCAGTCGTGGAAACGATTGCTGCGCGCAAAGTTGGGTTGGGTTGCCGGCAGGTTAATGGAGCAGGCTGCAGTCCGCGTCAGCGCGCCTGTATAGGGGTTGCGCACGCAGGGCAGTGCACCGTTCGGGCTCACCGCGGCCTGGAACTGGAACAGATCGCCGGTGACAAGATTCTGCAGTCCGGCCGTGCGATTGACGCCAACCTGCTCTGAGGCCTGCGCATACGCACCATAGGCGTTATTGGCCTGCAGGTAGAGATACTGTCCACCAAACTGCATGGAATGCTTTCCCTTCAGAACGTTTAAATCCTGATTGATCTGGATCGTGTTTTGCGGTCCGCCGAACGGAAGGCCGCCGTTCGCTGGGTTGAAGTCATAAAATCCCGGCAGTTGGATAAACGTGCTCGTCTTCGGCAACTGGGCATTCACTGAAACGATCAGCGTTGGGACGTTCTGTAATTTCGTGTCATAGGTTACGGGAGCATTGAACCTGCTGAAGCTGAGCTTTGTGCTCGAGACCAGGGCGGGATTGAACTCGTGCGATGCGCTCAGGAGATAGGCCCGGGCCCTGGTGGCGGCGCCTACGTTGTATTGCGAGTAAGGCGACGCGAATGCTGTACCGTTTGCATCTGTCTCCTCATAGTCTGCATAGCGGAAGAACATCCGGGTGCGATCGCTCGGGTTGAAGTCCGCCCGCCCGACGATGTTATAGGTGTTTTGAGGAACACTGCCGCCGGCGTTGATCGGCGCGGTATACGCGACGACGCCGAAAGCCGGGGTGCTGGCCGGAATCCCTGTGATCCCAAGGTCACCCGCGGTGTAAGTCTTCGTGAAATTGAAGTTCTTCCCTCCGGCGTAAGCCGTAAAGAAGGCTTGCGTGTTTGCTGCCGAAAGCGCAAGAAACTGAGGCGTGGGAACCCCGGCAAAGGCGATGCCGGAACTGCGCACCCGGATCCACTCAGTGCTGCCGAAGAAGAACAGCTTATCTTTGACAACCGGTCCACCCACCGCAAAGCCAAACTGATTACGGGTGTACTTGCCCCTGGGCTGACCCGCCTGTGCATTCAACACTGTATTCGCTGTGTAGGCGGAAAGACGGTTGAACTCCCACAGACTGCCGTGGAATGCATTGGTTCCGCTCTTCGTTGTCACGTTGACGATTCCACCCGATGCTCGACCATACTGGGGCTCAAAATTGGAGGTCTGTACACGAAATTCCTGCGTTGCATCGATCGGCACATAGACTCCTATGCCATCCGTGAAGACGCTGATGTTTTCAACGCCATCCAGAAGAATCTCAGTACCGCTGGACCGCTGTCCGTTCACATTGAATCCGACGCCGCGCGTGGTCGCATTCTGCGAGTTTCCACTCGACCCGCCTGAAACGCCCCTGGAATCGCCACTGTTTGTGCTGTCGCCGGCGGACACGTTGCCTGCGAGCGCCACAAAGTCATAGGGGTTGCGTGTAAGACTCGGCATTTGCGAGACCTGGGTTGCGTTGACGATCTGCGACAACTCCTGTGACTGCGTGTTTACCTGTGCGCCCCCCTCAGCGGTCACCTCTACGGTGCTGATGGCTTGCGTCACCGATAACTT
This genomic window from Terriglobus albidus contains:
- a CDS encoding ABC transporter ATP-binding protein, with protein sequence MREVLAFLFRHWRRERWLVVWVALCMIFATAADLLMPIYAGKLVDAIAMHASLRALALHTALRAIAMMAVLGIMLTVLRYVALAGIIRLTLRLMTRFAGETFWRVQRFSTDWHANNFAGAIVRRITRGMWAVDVMDDILLLEMLPALLVLVGSSLLLGLHWLNMGVLVAVGAVAYIAVSIALSLYYVAPAARLSNAQDTRIGASMADAITCNAVVKSFGAERREDFRLAKVVEKWRSRTSRTWIRATLNGSLQTLLLQALRTAVLLYAVWLWWHGRATAGDAAFVLTSYFIVQAYLRDIGQHVRNLQRAANEMEEMVEFHSHPLGVTDHADAKPIHVREGAITYDRVTFRYGMHTEALFQNFSLKIRAGERVGLVGHSGSGKTTFVKLLHRLYDVNGGKIVVDGQDTSRVTQESLRAQMALVPQEPILFHRTLAENIAYGRPDASMEEIEHAARLANAHEFILRQPKGYHTLVGERGVKLSGGERQRVALARAFVANTPVLVLDEATSSLDSESEALIQEAMERLMAGRTSIVIAHRLSTVRMLDRILVFERGRVVEEGTHEELVRRDGGTYRRLFERQALGLVVHDEDTTDDESDFSDSVVSY
- a CDS encoding sulfatase-like hydrolase/transferase, which translates into the protein MDRRQLLQLLALSGAGAATARGFSAPVRKRPPNIVVILSDDVGYGDVGCYGANDVKTPHIDELAKDGLRFTNAHCDAATCTPSRYALLTGSYAWRRDGIQVLPGDAKLLIHPDQPTIASILKKAGYRTGLVGKWHIGLGSGTIDWNTAIEPGPCEVGFDEAFFFAATADRVPTVYIHDHNVVGLDPTDPIKVSYRAKIGNEPTGKENPDLLKMKLSEGHDGTIVDGVSRIGFMTGGKSARWTDENMAATFTDKAVQFIETNRDQPFFLYFTPSDIHVPRMPNEQFANQNTCGIRCDVLNELDWSVGRIIDKLKSLHLEEDTIVIFSSDNGPVVNDGYDDGADHHTDSHPPAGPWRGGKYTITEGGTRIPFIVRWKGNVKPGVSDALISQLDLTASLSELAGTRVPQSAAGDSQNVLPALLGRSKIGRQSLVEEAQCLALIEGDWKLIDRAQRPGTTPQPKGRYIPDTILGDAPRETPPQSAIELYNLKADPHEMHNVADQHPEIVTRMKRKLADIRSRQPH
- the aac(3) gene encoding aminoglycoside 3-N-acetyltransferase, giving the protein MLTLANQRFWTRRLLRSHLEAIGMAPGDAVMVHAALRSVGPMINGPDTLIDAIQDVVGPDGTLLSYVDWNPQYEDAADSEGRVPEELKADIPPFDPKRSRASRDYGAFAEFVRTSPGALRSGNPGASIAAIGGNAAWFTTNHPLQYGYGAGSPFARLVEIRGKVLMAGAPFDTMSILHHAEHMAHIPGKRIRRIEVPLLINGKTEWRMIEEFDTADPVVEGLDENYFAAIVAEFLTDGRGSAGAIGSASSILVPAADIVAFAVQWLEQRFPAMES
- a CDS encoding type II toxin-antitoxin system VapC family toxin; protein product: MSSKSVLDQSLRRLKPEKHRKSLTYRDRAVLPFLADLKPPFPKLLLDTTVYVDLLQNKLPAEADIALRAGSLWHSTVSEAELAALTGLLDPARSETKTAVAQIAASIDRWPTHRILTPDREIWREAGILAGLIARLQHYRPNERRKALNDALTFLTGIRYGCAILTRNITDFDLLMQLDSRGQVLFYDQI
- a CDS encoding beta-galactosidase trimerization domain-containing protein, producing the protein MRWAQIGFAEDDPGNYDPQFWLDYFKRLRIDAVTLNAGGAVAFYPTQVPFHYRSKWLGDMDTFGDLQKSCRALGMVVVARTDAHACHQDVYDAHPDWIMVDANGDKVRHPSDKDFWLTCALGPYNFDFMTAVHEEIMTKYMTGGIFTNRWAGLGMCYCEHCQKNFQAFSGMALPRTHNPQDPSRRQYILWRQQRLFELWRLWNGRIQSINPNASYIANAGGGALSELDMKTVGELAPTLFADRQGRSGLIPPWANGKNGKEYRATLGRKAIVGIFSMGLEDKYRWKDSVQSDDEIRMWVADGIAHDLRPWFTKFDCKIIDPRWMPVVEEIYKWHAANEIYLRNERPLARVGLVYSQQTATYYGGDEARTKVEDAGLGFYQALVEARIPFEMVHDHLLDSEHIRPFRTLILPNIAALSTEQCKQLEAFVRDGGSLIATYETSLYNEWGVRQPNFGLASLFGVNYAGKVEGQMKNSYLSLKKDSSGQYHPLLHDLENAVRIINAVNQVSVTPAGEGTYPLQVVPTYPDLPMEEVFPRNDAPAGQPGAVARQVGKGRVVYLPGDIDRTFWETLNFDQARLLRNAVLWATDEPAPLTVEGKGVLDVSVWEQKSSIAAHLVNLTNPMMMKGPVREIIPISAQKVRVQIPAGRKVKQVQLLVAGTKPNYRNEGGFVRLEVPSIALHEVVAIDLV